The following nucleotide sequence is from Nesterenkonia xinjiangensis.
GGTGCGTCTGACTGTCCGTGACGACGGGGTCCCCACTCCGGCCGGGGGCGCCCGCGCGGGGTACGGACTCGTCAGCATGCGGGAGCGTGCGACCCTCCTGGGCGGCACATTTCACGCCGGCCCGACCGCCGGCGGCGGCTGGCAGGTCGAGGCGATGCTGCCCCGCGTCGGGGCCACCTCATGAGCATCAAGGTGCTCATCGCCGATGACCAGGACATCGTGCGCACCGGCCTGACGATGCTCCTGAACGCCCAACCCGGCATCGAAGTGGTGGGTGCCGCCACCGATGGGCGCCAAGCGGTGAGTCTGGCGCGACAGCTGCGCCCGGACGTGTGCCTGTTCGACATCCGCATGCCGTGGATGGACGGCATCGAAGCCACCCGCCAGCTCGCCGGCCCTGACGTCGCCGACCCCCTGCCGATCGTGGTGATCACGACCTTCGATCTCGATGAGTACGTCCACGGGGCGTTGAAGGCCGGTGCTCGGGGCTTCCTGCTCAAGGACGCCGGACCCGCGCTCCTGGCCCAAGCGATCCACGCGGCTGCCGATGGTGACGCACTGATCGCTCCGAGCGTCACCGTCCGCCTGCTTGCGGCGTTCGCCAACTCGCCGAGCGGTCCATCCGCGCAGCCGGTCGAGCCGCTCACCGCCCGTGAGGAGCAGGTGCTCCTCGCGGTGGCTCACGGGCGAACCAACAGCGAGATCGCCGCTGAGCTCTACATCAGTCCCAGCACCGTCAAGACCCATCTGACCAGCCTGATGCGCAAGCTCGGCGCGCGCAATCGGGTCGAGCTCGCCATGTGGGCTCATGAGACCGACCGCTTCTGAGGTCGGAGCGGAGGTGCCGCAGATGCCAGCGTCTTACCTGATCCTCGCCCTGTCCCGGACGCATCGGCTACAAAGAAAAAACACCCCGAACCGGTGACGGTTCGGGGTGTCTCCCATCTCTTGAGACAGGACATCAGGGTGAGCGACGGGGCTTGAACCCGCGACCCTCGCGACCACAACGCGATGCTCTACCAGCTGAGCTACGCCCACCATGATCCGGCTCCGGGCCCCTTGGCCCTTCTCGGATCTCTGCTCGACCGATCCGGTGTCCGGATCGCTCGAGCAGCGCGAATCAGTCTACACATATTTCCGTCCGGATGAGACATCGAGCCCGGTCGGAGCGGAGTGTGATCTCGGCCGCACCTGGGCGAGGGTGTCGTCGCGCCCGCCTCAGAGGGTCCGGAACACGGTTCGGCGGTAGTGCTTGAGCTCCTCGATGGAGTCTCGGATGTCACCTAGGGCACGGTGGTTGCCGGTCTTCGCCGGCGCCTCGGCGCGGGCTTCGGGGTACCAGCGGGAGGCGAGCTCCTTGATCGTGGAGACGTCGACGATCCGGTAGTGCAGGTGGTCCATGAGCTTCGGCATGCCCAGACGCAGGAACGCTTTGTCCGCATGAACCGTGTTTCCGGCCAGCGGCGCCACACCCGCCTCCGGGACCCAGGCCCGCACATAGTCCAGGACCCGGCGTTCGGCCTCTTCGAGGCTGACTCCGGAGTCCAGCTCCTCGAGCAGGCCGGAATCGGTGTGCATGCGGCGCACCACCGGAGCCATTCCCTCCAGGGCGCCCTCCGGAGGTCGGATGACGACGGACACCCCGTCGCCGAGGATGTTCAGCTCGCTGTCGGTCACCAGGGCGGCGGCTTCGATGAGGACATGCGAATCCGGGTCCAGTCCCGTCATCTCGCAGTCGATCCACACCAGGCGGCCGGACCAGTCACCGGCGCCGCTGGATCCCGAAGGTGCCGTACCCTGCCGGGTGCCCTGGGTGGTGGTGGGGGCGGTGTCGTCTGCAGTCGTCTCAGTCACGGACCAACTCTATCGGCCGGGTCCCGACGCCGACACCGCAGCTTGTCCGCGGTTGGAACGGCACCCGATCCGGGCCGAGCCGGGAAAGGGGTCGGTGGTATCTTCGTGGGGATGACCGACGTGGCCGGCGCCGAGAACTCCGCCTCTGCCCAGCGCAGACCCGGCGGGGCCCTCAGCGACACCGTCACGCAGGGTGCGCGCCGGCTGGCCTCGCTCGGGCACACCACGCACCGCCCGGCGAGCCCTCTCGGTCCGATCGTCGAAGGTCTGGTGGGCTCCCTGTTGGTGCTCTTCGGCTCCCTAGGCGTGGGGTGGCTGGTCAGCACCTCGCCGATCGCCCGCCTGTCGTGGATCATCCCGCTGCGCACCGAGTCTCTCGGGGTGATCATCTGCACGGTGGCCCTCACGTTGGGCTGCTGGGTGATGTTCCGTGCCTGGCTCCGGCTGGGACGGGCCCTGGACGGGTTCGGGCCCAAGACGCTGCGCACGGTCAACCTGGCGGTGGTGCTGTGGTCACTGCCGCAGCTCGTCACTCTTCCGATCTTCTCCCGCGACGTCTTCGCCTACCTGGGCCAGGGACGGCTGGTGCTGGCCGGTGAAGACCCCTACACCACCGGAGTCTCGAGCCTGGACAACTGGTTCCACCTGGGCACCGACATCCTCTGGGCAGAGTCCGAGACCCCCTACGGTCCGCTGTTCCTCTGGATCGAGGCCGTCGTGATGAGGCTGACCGGGGAGAGCCCGGACCTGGCGATCCTGCTCTTCCGGCTCGCCTGCGTGGCCGGCGTCGTGCTGATCATGGTCTACGTGCCGAAGCTGGCGGCGCTGCACGGCGTGGACGGAGCGCGCGCCCAGTGGATCACGGTGGCCAATCCGCTGCTGATCATCAGCTTCATCTCCTCGGCCCACAATGATGCCCTGATGGTGGGCTTCGCCCTGGCCGGGGTCCATGCCGCGGCACGTGGCCACGGAGTGCTGGCCACGTTGCTGGTGGTCGTCTCCATCGGGATGAAGCCCATCTCGATGGTCCTGCTGCCGTTCATCGCGCTGCTCTGGG
It contains:
- a CDS encoding response regulator yields the protein MSIKVLIADDQDIVRTGLTMLLNAQPGIEVVGAATDGRQAVSLARQLRPDVCLFDIRMPWMDGIEATRQLAGPDVADPLPIVVITTFDLDEYVHGALKAGARGFLLKDAGPALLAQAIHAAADGDALIAPSVTVRLLAAFANSPSGPSAQPVEPLTAREEQVLLAVAHGRTNSEIAAELYISPSTVKTHLTSLMRKLGARNRVELAMWAHETDRF
- the orn gene encoding oligoribonuclease, whose product is MTETTADDTAPTTTQGTRQGTAPSGSSGAGDWSGRLVWIDCEMTGLDPDSHVLIEAAALVTDSELNILGDGVSVVIRPPEGALEGMAPVVRRMHTDSGLLEELDSGVSLEEAERRVLDYVRAWVPEAGVAPLAGNTVHADKAFLRLGMPKLMDHLHYRIVDVSTIKELASRWYPEARAEAPAKTGNHRALGDIRDSIEELKHYRRTVFRTL
- the mptB gene encoding polyprenol phosphomannose-dependent alpha 1,6 mannosyltransferase MptB, which translates into the protein MTDVAGAENSASAQRRPGGALSDTVTQGARRLASLGHTTHRPASPLGPIVEGLVGSLLVLFGSLGVGWLVSTSPIARLSWIIPLRTESLGVIICTVALTLGCWVMFRAWLRLGRALDGFGPKTLRTVNLAVVLWSLPQLVTLPIFSRDVFAYLGQGRLVLAGEDPYTTGVSSLDNWFHLGTDILWAESETPYGPLFLWIEAVVMRLTGESPDLAILLFRLACVAGVVLIMVYVPKLAALHGVDGARAQWITVANPLLIISFISSAHNDALMVGFALAGVHAAARGHGVLATLLVVVSIGMKPISMVLLPFIALLWAGPAASWSRRFLYWTWTAGIAAVVLIAVGVVQGYGFGWLAVMAGTGTGSVFWSPLGIADGMVTTVLNSLGIPSYWTLDTLKLIGRLLSVIIVLALMFRGDPRHVVQRMTWAFTALVVLSPIIQPWYLLWLLPLFAVTGIRKDWQFKWVVFTVGFFLAFGASDQLSIWQFLDMDQQMVVLSLAISWACMLWLGLFDRGTRWIVYEGWNLPAVRLELPRRRRESA